In Lewinellaceae bacterium, the genomic stretch AGCCAAAATCCTGGAATATCGTTCGAAATTCCTGGATTTGGTAGACGAAGCCGATCGCGCAGAATTTGAGAAAAAGATCGCTTTGAACGTGGATGAAGAGACGTGGAAGCACGCCAAAGATAAGAGCAGCTGGGAAGATTATTACTTCCGTCAAATGCCTTTGGCCGCTACATTGCCGATCTTTACCAAATTCATCAATGACGCGAAGAGCTCTGAAAACGCCATCCTCGACTATTATCTGGAAAAGGTAGGTGGTACCGAAATCGTATTTGATCAGTTCCAGGTCGTAGCTTCTCCCAAGAAGTCCTACATCACCCGGGGTGAAAATTACGAAGCCGATATCTTCCTGAGTGCTTTCTCCAAAAACGTTGAGAATCTGAGTGTTAGGATCAACGGCGCCAATGTTCCGGTGAACAATGGAGTTGCTTCCTTCAAAGCACCTGGCAGCAGTGTAGGTATGAAGAAATATACCGCAACCATTTCCTTTACCAACCCGGTAACCAAGGAAGTGACCACCAAAACCCAGGATTTTGAATACGAAGTAGGCGAGCGTTCCGCATCCATCTCTCTGGATAAGATGAACGTATTCTACATCGGTGTTGAAAACCCGATCACCGTAGCTGCAGCTGGTGTTTCCACCAATGATCTGAAAGTGTCCGGTGAAGGCATCACCATGAAAAAGGCCGGATCGGCCAACTGGATCGTTGAAGCCACTCGTCCTGGTTCTGCTTCCATCACCTTGTCAGGTGGCGGACTTGCACCAACGAAATTTGATTACCGTGTGAAGATGATTCCTGACCCGACACCACGTTTGGGTGGCGTAAAGGAAGATGAGGTAGGAAACGGTGTTTTCAAAGTACAAAAAGGTCTGATCGCAGCACTGGATGGCTTTGACTTCGACGCTAAATGCAGCATTACCGGCTACCGTATGGTACGGGTTGCTCCACGGCAGGATCCTGAAATCACCGTGAATGCAGGTGCTTCTTTCTCGGATGATGCCAGCCGTATTCGTGACAAAGCAAAACCTGGCGACCGGTTTTTCTTCGAGAATATCCGTTGCAAATGTCCGGGTGATGCGGCAGCACGTAAATTACCTAACATTGCTATAAGCATTAATTAATCTAACCGATGAAAAACTTATTCATTTTTCCAGTATTGCTATTGTGGGCCGGCATTGGTTTCAGTCAAAATGACCAGCCGCAGGCCGAAGCAGCCTTTATCACCGAGGCAGGGGATCCGTTTGAAGAGCAAGTTATCGATGGTGTAGTTGAACGCAGGATTATTGTGGAGAATCGAGTCTTGCCCTATGAACCGGTACGTGAGGCAGATGTGCCTTGGGAGAAAAAGATCTGGAGTGTGATCAATGTTCGCGAAAAGATCAATCTTCCTTTCGCTTACCCGAAGATGCCTTTCTTCACCATCCTGGCAGATGCCGCTAAAAATGGCGAGTTCTCTGTCTATAAAGATGATGACTTTAAAGACATCATGACGGTATCGGAACTGGAAGGTAAATTGTTTTCTGTTGACACCGTGTCTGTGACCGATCCCGAGACGTATGAGGTGACACTGGCAATTACCAGAAGCGATTTAAATCCTTCAGACATCCAGAGATTCCGAGTGAAAGAAGTGGTCTTCTTCGATAAAAAGGCCTCTCGTGTGAAACGTAGAATTCTGGGCATTGCTCCGATAAAAGATGTGATTGATAAGACCACAGGCCAGTTACTGTATCCAGAACCACTCTTTTGGGTTTATTATCCTCAGGCACGCGAAGCGTTGTCAAAATATCGGGTATTCAATGCTGAAAACGACGCCGCTCCAATGACTTGGGACATGGTATTGGAAGAACACATGTTCTCCAGCTATATCTTCAAAGAATCCAATGTTATGGATCGTCGTCTGCAGGATTATCTGACCGGAGTTGACATTCTGTATGAATCACAAAAGAT encodes the following:
- the gldN gene encoding gliding motility protein GldN; the encoded protein is MKNLFIFPVLLLWAGIGFSQNDQPQAEAAFITEAGDPFEEQVIDGVVERRIIVENRVLPYEPVREADVPWEKKIWSVINVREKINLPFAYPKMPFFTILADAAKNGEFSVYKDDDFKDIMTVSELEGKLFSVDTVSVTDPETYEVTLAITRSDLNPSDIQRFRVKEVVFFDKKASRVKRRILGIAPIKDVIDKTTGQLLYPEPLFWVYYPQAREALSKYRVFNAENDAAPMTWDMVLEEHMFSSYIFKESNVMDRRLQDYLTGVDILYESQKIKDRLFNFEQDLWEY
- the gldM gene encoding gliding motility protein GldM, whose protein sequence is MSIPKEPRQLMINIMYLVLTALLALNVSAEIFNAFKVVDDGLKKSNSVLDDENAVKPARIDQLSKKKQEEFKIYAERAPQVRALSAEFATYVNGITDYMIDQTGNKDNKVDEGDYVEVQGHTQLRGKKDKDITTRYLVGDKKEPGIGGELKAKILEYRSKFLDLVDEADRAEFEKKIALNVDEETWKHAKDKSSWEDYYFRQMPLAATLPIFTKFINDAKSSENAILDYYLEKVGGTEIVFDQFQVVASPKKSYITRGENYEADIFLSAFSKNVENLSVRINGANVPVNNGVASFKAPGSSVGMKKYTATISFTNPVTKEVTTKTQDFEYEVGERSASISLDKMNVFYIGVENPITVAAAGVSTNDLKVSGEGITMKKAGSANWIVEATRPGSASITLSGGGLAPTKFDYRVKMIPDPTPRLGGVKEDEVGNGVFKVQKGLIAALDGFDFDAKCSITGYRMVRVAPRQDPEITVNAGASFSDDASRIRDKAKPGDRFFFENIRCKCPGDAAARKLPNIAISIN